Genomic window (bacterium):
GCACCGCGTGCGTCATGCTCACCCCCCAGTGCACGTAGACGAGAACAACGTCCGCCTGCCGCTTCAGCCGCCGGACCTCTCCCTTCATCCGCCGCAGATCCGCGGGGAGCGTCCGGGTGACGATACCGGGCGCGAGGCCGGGGTACTCATTGGTGTTGTGGGGAATCCGGTAGGCGGTCTCGACCCGAAGGGGGTTGACCCCCGGCTCCCTCGGCCCGGCGGCGGAGCCCTGCGGGAGCGTCGTGGAGTAGGCGAGCACCCCGATGCGAAGCCCCTTCCGCTCCATGATGAGGGGCAGGCGCGCCGCGGCGAGATTCTTCCCCGCCCCGACATAGGGCAGTCCATATTCGTCCAGGACATCGAGGGTTTCGAAGAAGGCGTCCTCGCCGAAATCGAGCATGTGGTTGTTGGCGATCACCGCGACATCAATTTCCGCCTCGACGAACCCCTCAGCCAGCTCGGGCACGCCGCGGTGGAAAAAGGGCTTCCCCTTCATCAGCTTGCCGCTGCGGGCGAGCGGGTGCTCCAGATTGACGAAGGAAAAATCCGCCTCCCGGAGAAGCGCCGCCGCTTTTCCGAAGAGCCCTCTCCCGTGCTTGCGGTCGGGCGCCACGTCGCCAGCGGTCAAAAAAGTGCAGGATTTCGGTTTCGCCAATGCCTGTCTCCCTTAAGTCAGCCGCCCCGGCGGGGGCAAATCAGCCGCCCCGGCGCGAGCGCCGCTTCCGGACATCAGGAAAGTTTCGGGCGGACCTCGCTCGCGAATGTCTCCATCGTGGCCAGGATGTTCTCGTGCGCCTGGGTAGACATGTCGAAAACCAGGTGATCCATCCCCGCATCAGCGTAGGCACCCATCGCATCCAC
Coding sequences:
- a CDS encoding CapA family protein is translated as MAKPKSCTFLTAGDVAPDRKHGRGLFGKAAALLREADFSFVNLEHPLARSGKLMKGKPFFHRGVPELAEGFVEAEIDVAVIANNHMLDFGEDAFFETLDVLDEYGLPYVGAGKNLAAARLPLIMERKGLRIGVLAYSTTLPQGSAAGPREPGVNPLRVETAYRIPHNTNEYPGLAPGIVTRTLPADLRRMKGEVRRLKRQADVVLVYVHWGVSMTHAVRDFQREIGHAAIDSGAAAVFGGHQHVLSAVEFYKGRPIVHSTGNFIFDVEEPFFTEATQETFLFGGNLTRKGLEDVYLIPAKCGIHAPP